A region from the bacterium genome encodes:
- a CDS encoding NifB/NifX family molybdenum-iron cluster-binding protein encodes MKIAMPTDDRKTLAGHFGRAAEFAVYETAGSEARLLEYRPNLHVRHAAGQQGRGQQAARGGRGDFDEGLAGVDVLICHGMGQRAVEACADMGVRAVFTAEDELDDVAAKFARGELAEADPSCERGEGHH; translated from the coding sequence ATGAAGATCGCGATGCCGACCGACGACCGCAAGACGCTGGCCGGCCACTTCGGCCGGGCCGCGGAATTCGCCGTTTACGAGACGGCCGGAAGCGAAGCCCGGTTACTCGAGTACCGCCCGAATCTTCACGTCCGCCACGCCGCGGGTCAACAAGGCCGCGGCCAACAGGCGGCGCGCGGCGGCCGGGGCGATTTCGACGAAGGGCTCGCCGGCGTCGACGTATTAATCTGCCACGGGATGGGGCAGCGCGCGGTGGAAGCGTGCGCCGATATGGGCGTGCGGGCCGTCTTCACCGCCGAGGACGAGCTGGACGATGTCGCGGCCAAGTTCGCGCGCGGCGAACTAGCCGAGGCCGACCCGTCTTGCGAACGGGGCGAAGGTCACCACTAA
- a CDS encoding tetratricopeptide repeat protein — protein MARQREGWIMANEEVPIQTELKIARSYLEEAEAKLHAKADVIFELARRVYRDPVPVTKTFSYGEFFGKPITAEREKPPLDIGTKREYREWLEDAALPIYRDLNAAVERLRKNWRKYRAAALIEDGEPKYPVAAMLAYGWLLLGDYYFYKCNWTNAAKMYRAAFKQEPTNQELLYRLGLTFINHGDPGRAQNFLERAIELAPGSDVAVEAHKQLERMATLGETKKVFRGSPAVLKTLIGVTIGALVVCLSCVCCGLIGGWAEISEDPQFAAAWTIVLIVLGGLAFLIPAVATAIYYFVKRR, from the coding sequence ATGGCGCGACAACGCGAGGGTTGGATTATGGCGAATGAAGAAGTCCCCATACAGACCGAGCTCAAAATAGCGCGTTCGTACCTGGAGGAGGCGGAGGCCAAACTCCACGCCAAAGCGGACGTGATATTCGAGCTCGCGCGGCGCGTCTACCGCGACCCGGTGCCGGTAACGAAGACGTTCTCGTACGGCGAGTTCTTCGGCAAGCCGATTACCGCCGAGCGCGAGAAGCCGCCGCTCGACATCGGCACCAAGCGCGAATACCGGGAATGGTTGGAGGATGCGGCGCTGCCCATTTACCGCGACCTCAACGCCGCGGTGGAGCGCTTACGCAAAAACTGGCGCAAGTACCGCGCCGCAGCCTTGATAGAGGACGGCGAGCCCAAGTACCCCGTGGCCGCGATGCTAGCCTACGGCTGGCTCTTGTTGGGCGATTACTATTTCTACAAGTGCAACTGGACGAACGCCGCCAAGATGTACCGCGCCGCGTTCAAGCAGGAGCCGACCAACCAGGAGCTTCTCTACCGGCTGGGGTTAACTTTTATCAACCACGGCGACCCGGGTCGGGCCCAGAACTTCCTCGAGCGCGCCATCGAGCTCGCCCCCGGCTCGGACGTCGCCGTCGAGGCCCACAAACAGCTCGAGCGTATGGCGACGCTGGGCGAGACGAAGAAGGTCTTCCGCGGCTCGCCGGCGGTGCTCAAAACCCTCATCGGCGTTACTATCGGCGCGCTGGTGGTTTGCCTGTCGTGCGTGTGCTGCGGCCTAATCGGCGGTTGGGCCGAGATATCCGAAGACCCGCAGTTTGCCGCGGCCTGGACCATCGTGCTTATAGTCTTGGGCGGGTTGGCGTTCCTGATACCCGCGGTCGCGACGGCGATTTACTATTTCGTAAAGAGAAGGTAG